TCGCGCTGAATGCCGACCTCGAACTCGGCGGCACCGATCAGAAGTTCAACCTGCTCGTCGGCCGCGAACTGCAGAAGCAGTACGGCCAGGAACAGCAGTGCATCCTGACGATGCCGCTGCTCGAGGGTCTCGACGGCGTCGAGAAGATGTCGAAGTCGAAGGGCAACTACGTCGGCATCAGCGAGAAGCCGAACGACATGTTCGGCAAGCTGATGAGCATCTCGGACACGCTGATGTGGCGTTATTTCGAGCTGCTGTCGTTCCGCGGCCTCGACGAAATCGCCGGTTTCAAGCGCGAGGCCGAAGGCGGTCGCAATCCGCGCGACTTCAAGGTGCTGCTTGCGCAGGAAATCGTCGCGCGCTTCCACTCGCAGGCCGACGCCGAGCGTGCGCTGGAGGACTTCAATCACCGCGCGAAGGGCGGCGTGCCGGACGACATTCCGTCGGTCACGCTCGCGGGCGCGCCGCTCGCGATCGGCCAGCTGCTGAAGCAGGCGGGCCTCGTGCCGTCGACGAGCGAAGCGCTGCGCAACATCGAGCAGGGCGGCGTGAAGATCGATGGCGCGACGGTGTCCGACAAGGGCCTGAAGGTCGAGGCCGGCGAGTTCGTCGTCCAAGTCGGCAAGCGCCGCTTCGCGCGCGTCACGCTGACCGCATGATCGCGCTGATCCAGCGCGTGAAGCGCGCCGACGTGCGCGTTGGCG
The sequence above is a segment of the Burkholderia diffusa genome. Coding sequences within it:
- the tyrS gene encoding tyrosine--tRNA ligase, producing the protein MSTEPSFKPVFPITDEVRHALAVTKRGVDELLIEEEFAQKLARSAATGTPLRIKLGLDPTAPDIHIGHTVVLNKMRQLQDLGHTVIFLIGDFTSLIGDPSGRNATRPPLTREQIESNAKTYFEQAALVLDRAKTEIRYNSEWSMPLGADGMIKLASRYTVARILEREDFTKRFQSGVPISIHEFLYPLMQGYDSVALNADLELGGTDQKFNLLVGRELQKQYGQEQQCILTMPLLEGLDGVEKMSKSKGNYVGISEKPNDMFGKLMSISDTLMWRYFELLSFRGLDEIAGFKREAEGGRNPRDFKVLLAQEIVARFHSQADAERALEDFNHRAKGGVPDDIPSVTLAGAPLAIGQLLKQAGLVPSTSEALRNIEQGGVKIDGATVSDKGLKVEAGEFVVQVGKRRFARVTLTA